From Syngnathus scovelli strain Florida chromosome 14, RoL_Ssco_1.2, whole genome shotgun sequence, one genomic window encodes:
- the LOC125980882 gene encoding peroxidasin, with the protein MALQAAQLLCARLLLATAWLLLASGPQSVVSCPSRCLCFRTTVRCMHLNLETVPAVSPQTTILDLRFNKIKDLQPGSFSRLKNLNTLLLNNNHIRRIPRGAFEDLENLKYLYLYKNEIQSIDRQAFKGLVSLEQLYLHFNHIDSLEPESFSHLPKLERLFLHNNRITQLVPGTFSNLQAMKRLRLDSNSLNCDCELLWLADLLKQYAESGNAQAAATCDYPSRLQGRSVATLTAEELSCEIPRITSEPQDVDVTSGNTVYFTCRAEGNPKPQIIWLRNNNALNMRDDSRLNLLEDGTLMIQDTRETDQGVYQCMAKNVAGEVKTSEVTLRYFGAPSRPSFVIQPQNTEVLVGESVTLECSATGQPQPRISWTKGDRTPLPTDARINITPSGGLYIQNVVQADGGQYTCFASNNVDTIHATAYIIVQAIPQFTVTPQDQSVLDGHTVDFPCEATGYPQPVIAWTRGGSPLPLDRRHSVLSSGTLRITRVAAHDEGQYECQAVNPVGTVRAAVQLIIQQRVTPVFTNAPRDATVESGEDVQIPCSAQGQPQPVLTWNKDGVQVTESGKFHISPDGYLEVKDVGTADAGRYECVARNPIGYEVASMVLTVTVPAVSREGDTFVSTSIEQAIRNVDSAIESTRRRLFDGQPRTPGELLALFRYPRDPYTVEQARAGEIFEQTLLLIQNHVNQGLTVDTNGTDFRYNDLVSPHFLDVIANLSGCTAHRRINNCSDICFHQKYRTHDGTCNNLQHSMWGASLTPFQRLLKSVYDNGFNLPRGATEQAHNSYRLPLPRFVSTTLIGTETITPDDHYTHMLMQWGQFLDHDLDSTVAALSQSRFSDGQLCTQVCTNDPPCFPIQFPPNDPRQLRSGARCMFFVRSSPVCGSGMTSLLMNSVYPREQINQLTAYIDASNVYGSSRHESEEIRDLASQRGLLRQGIIQRTGKPLLPFATGPPTECMRNENESPIPCFLAGDHRANEQLGLTAMHTVWFREHNRVATELLRLNPHWDGDTIYHEARKIVGAQMQHITYSHWLPKILGEAGMKMMGPYTGYDPNINAGILNAFATAAFRFGHTLINPILYRLDEDFQPIPQGHISLHRAFFSPFRIVNEGGIDPLLRGLYGVAGKMRVSSQLVNTELTERLFSMAHAVALDLAAMNIQRGRDHGIPPYNDYRTYCNLTSAQTFEDLRNEIKNPDVREKLRRLYGTPLNIDLFPALMAEDVVPGSRLGPTLMCLLASQFKRLRDGDRFWYENPGTFTPAQLTQLKQASLSRVLCDNGDNITRVQSDVFRVAEVPHGYGSCDNIPHIDLRMWQDCCEDCRTKGQFNALSYHFRGRRSADHSYKDSRAADGIKENSPLEETRTEHVNVTVTSKKSTDPPTSEFQDFVSDMQKTITSLRKQIRRLEARLSKTDCVDGNGRERTDGERWKQDSCTQCECKDTRITCFVESCLPAPCKQPVKLKGACCPMCLDGAKWQKADGSHE; encoded by the exons ATGGCGCTGCAGGCTGCCCAGCTCCTCTGTGCGCGTCTCCTGCTCGCCACGGCTTGGCTTTTGCTCGCCAGCGGACCGCAGTCGGTTGTGTCTTGTCCGAGTCGCTGTTTATGTTTCCGAACCACTGTGCGATGTATGCATCTGAATCTGGAAACAGTACCAGCTGTCTCTCCGCAGACCACCATTCT GGACCTAAGATTCAACAAAATCAAGGATTTACAACCGGGATCGTTTAGTCGATTAAAGAATCTCAACACACT CCTCCTCAACAACAATCATATACGAAGAATACCCAGAGGAGCATTTGAAGATCTTGAAAACCTCAAATATCT CTATTTGTACAAGAATGAAATCCAATCAATTGACAGACAAGCATTTAAGGGGCTTGTCTCTCTTGAGCAACT GTACCTCCACTTCAACCACATTGACTCACTGGAACCAGAATCATTCAGTCACCTACCAAAGCTTGAACGACT GTTTCTGCACAATAACAGAATCACACAGCTGGTCCCGGGAACCTTCTCAAATCTGCAGGCCATGAAACGACT GCGACTGGATTCCAATTCGTTGAACTGCGACTGCGAGTTGCTGTGGCTGGCCGACCTTCTAAAGCAGTACGCCGAGTCAGGAAATGCCCAAGCTGCCGCCACGTGCGACTACCCGAGCCGCCTGCAGGGAAGATCGGTGGCCACGCTCACGGCAGAGGAGCTCAGCTGCG AAATACCCCGAATTACCTCAGAGCCTCAAGACGTAGATGTTACATCAGGGAACACGGTCTACTTCACCTGCCGGGCTGAGGGAAACCCCAAACCGCAGATCATCTGGCTCCGCAACAA CAATGCTCTTAACATGCGAGATGACAGTCGTCTGAACCTGCTGGAGGATGGAACACTAATGATCCAGGATACAAGAGAGACCGACCAGGGAGTCTACCAGTGCATGGCTAAAAATGTGGCCGGGGAGGTCAAGACCTCAGAGGTCACGCTGCGATATTTCGGAGCACCTT CACGGCCAAGTTTTGTCATCCAGCCCCAAAACACTGAAGTGCTGGTGGGTGAGAGTGTGACTTTGGAATGCAGCGCCACGGGCCAGCCACAGCCCCGAATCTCCTGGACCAAAGGAGATCGGACACCGCTGCCCACTGACGCTCGCATCAACATCACTCCATCGGGAGGGCTTTATATTCAGAATGTGGTCCAGGCCGACGGAGGCCAGTACACTTGTTTTGCCTCCAATAATGTTGATACCATTCACGCCACAGCTTATATTATTGTCCAAG CAATCCCCCAGTTCACAGTCACGCCACAGGATCAGTCCGTCCTTGACGGCCACACCGTGGACTTTCCATGCGAGGCCACGGGTTACCCCCAGCCCGTTATCGCCTGGACCCGCGGAGGCAGCCCGTTACCTCTGGACCGCCGACACTCGGTCCTTTCTTCTGGCACCCTTCGAATCACTCGGGTGGCGGCCCACGACGAGGGCCAGTACGAGTGCCAGGCGGTCAACCCAGTAGGGACTGTGCGCGCCGCCGTGCAGCTCATCATCCAACAGAGAG TAACGCCTGTTTTCACAAATGCTCCAAGGGACGCAACGGTGGAGTCTGGCGAGGACGTCCAGATTCCCTGCAGTGCTCAGGGCCAGCCACAACCTGTCCTTACCTGGAACAAG GATGGTGTGCAGGTGACAGAGAGTGGTAAATTTCATATCAGCCCTGATGGCTATTTGGAGGTAAAAGACGTGGGCACCGCCGATGCTGGCCGCTACGAGTGCGTAGCCCGCAATCCCATTGGCTATGAAGTCGCAAGCATGGTGCTAACTGTCACAG TTCCAGCAGTAAGCAGGGAAGGCGACACCTTTGTGAGCACGTCCATTGAGCAGGCAATCCGAAATGTGGACAGTGCCATTGAGTCGACGAGGAGACGGCTGTTTGATGG TCAGCCTCGTACCCCAGGAGAGCTACTTGCACTTTTCCGTTATCCACGTGACCCTTACACAGTGGAGCAGGCTCGCGCTGGCGAGATCTTCGAGCAGACCCTGCTTCTCATCCAGAACCACGTTAACCAGGGTCTCACGGTGGACACCAACGGCACCG ACTTTCGCTACAACGACCTGGTGTCCCCGCACTTTCTGGACGTGATCGCCAACCTTTCGGGCTGCACCGCCCACCGCCGCATCAACAACTGTTCCGACATTTGCTTCCACCAGAAGTACCGCACTCACGACGGCACTTGCAACAACCTGCAGCACTCCATGTGGGGGGCCTCGCTCACCCCGTTCCAACGACTCCTGAAATCCGTCTACGATAACGGTTTTAATCTACCGAGGGGAGCCACGGAGCAGGCGCACAATAGCTACAGGTTGCCTCTGCCCAGATTTGTATCCACCACTTTGATCGGAACCGAGACCATCACTCCAGACGATCACTACACCCACATGCTGATGCAATGGGGTCAGTTCCTCGATCACGACTTGGACTCGACCGTGGCGGCCCTCAGCCAGTCGCGCTTCTCTGACGGACAGCTGTGCACTCAGGTTTGCACCAATGACCCGCCGTGCTTCCCCATCCAATTCCCTCCCAACGATCCCCGGCAGCTGAGGAGCGGCGCCCGCTGCATGTTCTTTGTGCGCTCCAGCCCCGTGTGCGGCAGCGGGATGACGTCCCTACTCATGAACAGCGTGTATCCCAGAGAGCAAATCAACCAGCTCACGGCTTACATCGACGCCTCAAACGTCTACGGTAGTTCGCGGCACGAATCCGAGGAGATCCGCGACTTGGCCAGCCAACGGGGTTTGCTCCGGCAGGGAATCATTCAGCGTACCGGGAAGCCGCTGTTGCCTTTCGCTACGGGACCGCCCACCGAGTGCATGAGGAACGAGAATGAAAGTCCGATTCCCTGCTTTTTGGCCGGAGACCACCGTGCCAACGAACAGCTGGGCCTAACGGCCATGCACACCGTGTGGTTCAGGGAGCACAACCGCGTAGCCACAGAGTTACTCAGGCTGAACCCCCACTGGGATGGGGACACCATCTACCATGAAGCCAGGAAGATAGTGGGAGCCCAGATGCAACACATCACGTACAGTCACTGGTTGCCAAAG ATCCTAGGCGAGGCAGGCATGAAGATGATGGGGCCGTACACAGGTTATGACCCCAATATTAACGCGGGCATCCTCAATGCTTTCGCCACTGCGGCATTCCGCTTCGGGCACACCCTCATTAACCCGATACTCTACAGGTTAGATGAGGACTTCCAGCCCATCCCCCAGGGTCACATCTCCCTGCATCGGGCCTTCTTCTCGCCCTTTCGCATCGTGAACGAGGGTGGCATTGACCCGCTGCTCCGCGGGCTCTATGGCGTGGCGGGTAAAATGCGGGTCTCCTCGCAGCTAGTCAATACAGAGCTGACCGAGAGATTGTTTTCGATGGCCCACGCTGTGGCCTTGGACCTGGCAGCCATGAACATACAGCGAGGAAGAGATCACGGCATACCGCCGTACAATGATTACCGGACCTATTGTAACCTGACCTCGGCTCAGACCTTTGAGGACTTGAGGAACGAGATTAAGAATCCCGACGTCAGAGAGAAGCTACGGAG GCTTTATGGTACGCCTCTGAACATTGACCTGTTCCCTGCCCTGATGGCTGAAGATGTGGTTCCTGGCAGTAGGCTCGGACCCACCCTCATGTGTCTGCTGGCTTCTCAGTTCAAACGTCTGCGGGATGGAGACAG GTTCTGGTACGAAAACCCCGGAACGTTCACGCCCGCCCAACTGACTCAGCTGAAGCAGGCCTCCCTTTCTCGGGTGCTGTGCGATAACGGCGATAACATCACGCGCGTGCAGTCGGACGTCTTCAGGGTGGCAGAGGTGCCGCATGGCTACGGCAGCTGCGACAACATCCCGCACATTGACTTGCGCATGTGGCAAGACTGCTGTGAAG ACTGCAGGACCAAAGGTCAGTTCAACGCGCTGTCCTACCACTTTCGAGGGCGCAGGTCAGCTGATCACAGTTACAAAGACAGCAGAGCTGCTGACGGCATCAAGGAAAACAG TCCCTTGGAAGAAACCAGAACAGAACATGTCAATGTTACGGTGACCTCAAAAAAAAGCACTGATCCCCCAACGAGTGAATTCCAAGACTTTGTCTCCGACATGCAGAAGACAATCACAAGCTTACGCAAACAG ATTCGACGACTGGAAGCCCGTCTGAGCAAGACTGACTGCGTTGACGGTAACGGGCGTGAGCGGACAGATGGAGAGCGGTGGAAACAGGATTCGTGCACTCAATGTGAATGCAAA gACACCAGAATCACCTGCTTTGTGGAGTCCTGTCTGCCGGCCCCGTGCAAACAGCCTGTCAAACTAAAAGGCGCCTGCTGCCCCATGTGCTTGGATGGAGCCAAGTGGCAAAAAGCAGACGGCAGCCATGAGTAA
- the ccr6b gene encoding C-C chemokine receptor type 6: MSSVAPDYYNPGTDDYTDAELCNLDPNPAEVITQTYMHSLICVFGLVGNILVVATYLFYKRAKTMTDIYLANVAVADLTFVLALPFIIYNERHNWVMGTAVCKVLRSAYCINLYSGMLLLACISGDRYVAIVQATRSFGARSSSLIYSRIMCTAVWLCAAALTLPTLIYTERFEESGLGAESVHVTCELSFSNDETAKLIKMLIPCLQMAIGFLLPLVVMVLCYSSITCTLIRARSSQRHKAIRVVLAVVVFFIVCHLPYNVALLNHTLDLFKQRSCQGERLNLQVLAVMKTVAYLHCCVNPILYAFIGSKFRSHFKQILMDLWCFGKRHISSTRSSRGTSDVCISGFRSSDGSNNFSSFSV; encoded by the coding sequence ATGTCTTCAGTAGCTCCAGACTATTACAATCCCGGCACTGATGACTATACAGATGCGGAGCTGTGCAACCTGGATCCAAATCCCGCTGAAGTCATCACCCAAACCTACATGCACTCCCTCATCTGTGTCTTTGGCCTAGTTGGGAACATCCTTGTGGTGGCGACTTACTTATTCTACAAGAGGGCCAAGACAATGACAGACATCTACCTGGCCAACGTGGCGGTGGCCGACCTGACCTTTGTGCTGGCCCTGCCTTTCATCATTTACAACGAGCGGCACAACTGGGTGATGGGCACGGCCGTCTGCAAGGTGCTGAGGTCGGCCTACTGCATCAACCTTTACAGCGGGATGCTCCTGCTGGCGTGCATCAGCGGCGATCGTTACGTCGCCATTGTCCAAGCCACACGCTCTTTCGGGGCCCGCTCTAGTTCTCTCATCTACAGCCGCATCATGTGCACTGCCGTGTGGCTTTGCGCGGCTGCTCTAACGCTGCCCACCCTTATATACACCGAGCGCTTTGAGGAGAGCGGTCTGGGGGCCGAGAGCGTGCATGTGACATGTGAACTGTCTTTCAGCAACGACGAGACGGCCAAGTTAATCAAAATGCTGATCCCCTGCCTTCAAATGGCCATTGGGTTCCTGCTGCCCCTAGTGGTGATGGTGCTGTGCTACTCCAGCATCACGTGCACGTTGATACGAGCACGAAGCAGCCAGAGGCACAAAGCCATCCGTGTGGTCTTGGCCGTGGTTGTGTTCTTCATCGTGTGCCACCTCCCCTACAACGTGGCTCTGCTCAACCACACGCTTGATCTGTTTAAGCAGAGAAGTTGTCAGGGAGAAAGGCTCAATCTTCAAGTTCTGGCTGTTATGAAAACTGTGGCCTATCTCCACTGCTGTGTCAATCCCATCCTCTATGCCTTCATTGGCTCCAAATTTAGGAGCCACTTTAAGCAAATACTGATGGACCTGTGGTGCTTCGGTAAGAGGCACATCTCCTCAACCCGCTCGTCACGCGGCACGTCTGACGTCTGCATCTCGGGCTTCAGGTCTTCAGATGGTTCCAACAACTTCTCCTCATttagtgtttga